From Mytilus edulis chromosome 8, xbMytEdul2.2, whole genome shotgun sequence, one genomic window encodes:
- the LOC139486623 gene encoding uncharacterized protein: MKNEMYVKNKQKVEYSSPGYLAEFDKFVENESVKESETTEITEFSQTDFTDDESQGSVWRPDSQESVPENDLKRKALDYFLTVCGLDPVSQLQCNWEEASERTRRNHTNTATSIFQEVLNVIAPGQVSSLSNAVLQRLSSTQSDDNNMLEVLSAAYNQATDWGTQRQILSLFGGNYSLKAIKEFIPDLSKYKYTTARKHSSMIGTGQPVSKTSYSREGLTDEQISHFMDFIMSPSIITDAPYGETHLKISSGEVFHVPKIILNSQVQDPI; the protein is encoded by the exons ATGAAG AATGAAATGTATGTGAAAAACAAGCAGAAAGTGGAATACAGCAGTCCTGGTTACCTTGCAGAATTTGACAAATTTGTAGAAAATGAATCAGTAAAAGAAAGTGAGACAACTGAAATTACA GAATTTTCCCAGACAGATTTTACAGATGATGAATCTCAGGGTAGTGTTTGGCGGCCTGACAGCCAAGAGTCTGTGCCTGAAAATGACTTAAAAAGAAAAGCCCTGGATTATTTTTTGACTGTTTGTGGTCTAGATCCAGTCAGCCAGCTACAGTGTAATTGGGAGGAAGCGTCTGAGCGCACTAGAAGAAATCACACAAATACAGCAACTTCAATCTTTCAAGAAGTTTTGAATGTTATTGCTCCTGGACAAGTGTCTTCTTTATCAAATGCTGTGCTACAAAGATTGTCTTCAACACAATCAGATGACAATAATATGCTTGAAGTTTTATCTGCTGCATATAACCAAGCCACAGATTGGGGAACACAAAGACAGATTTTATCTCTGTTTGGGGGAAATTACTCCTTGAAAGCAATTAAGGAATTTATTCCTGACTTGTCAAAATACAAGTACACCACAGCCAGAAAACATTCTTCAATGATTGGTACTGGACAACCTGTTAGTAAAACATCATATAGTCGAGAGGGTTTGACAGATGAGCAGATAAGCCATTTCATGGACTTCATTATGAGTCCATCCATAATCACAGATGCACCATATGGAGAGACACATCTCAAGATTTCATCAGGGGAAGTGTTTCATGTGCCaaaaataatattgaacagt CAAGTTCAAGATCCTATTTGA